A genomic region of Stegostoma tigrinum isolate sSteTig4 chromosome 13, sSteTig4.hap1, whole genome shotgun sequence contains the following coding sequences:
- the LOC125458160 gene encoding homeodomain-interacting protein kinase 4-like, producing the protein MSVMYSDTDAYDVISVLGKGTFGEVAKCWKRSSSHFVAIKIIRNYTFRKGVIKCELKMLRMLGTVDSDKFHIVRFFESFNDDTKLCLVFELLEQSLYEYQKDNNFLPLPSKHIRSITKQVLIALQKLKELSIVHTDIKPENIMLVEQAQFPFKVKVIDFGSACVLSEIQQIKGPYIQSRFYRSPEILLGLPFCEKLDMWSLGCVMAELHLGWPIYPGTNEYDQIRYIVETQGLPSDHLLEIASKTHHFFKKARQVNSTYQWTLKTVDEYQAETMVQPLETRTRNIHSLDQLATFNLSKTMFPDKEFKAELFDQQTMVSLIKKILTYDPGQRLAPSVALKHPFITMQKLKSKYKRTKYYEVSSQALCAALRYDERENEKQVLCCHRFKQRCHFSTESYPQVHRHEELQVTNQQAYTDDMDSSTANDFEKQVLAFYWLFSHENHTRQTFCSREPLSH; encoded by the exons ATGTCTGTAATGTACTCCGACACTGATGCCTATGACGTCATTAGTGTCTTGGGGAAAGGAACTTTTGGAGAAGTggcaaaatgttggaaaaggagCTCCAGTCATTTTGTAGCCATAAAGATTATCAGGAACTACACTTTCCGCAAGGGGGTCATCAAGTGTGAGTTAAAAATGCTGCGCATGTTGGGAACTGTGGATTCAGACAAGTTCCACATTGTTCGTTTCTTTGAGTCCTTTAACGATGATACAAAGTTATGCCTGGTGTTTGAACTCCTAGAGCAGAGTTTGTATGAGTATCAGAAGGACAACAATTTTCTCCCTCTGCCAAGCAAGCACATTCGGTCAATCACCAAACAGGTTCTAATTGCTCTGCAGAAACTGAAGGAGCTCTCTATTGTCCACACAGACATCAAACCTGAAAATATCATGCTGGTTGAACAGGCTCAATTTCCTTTCAAAGTCAAGGTGATTGATTTTGGTTCAGCCTGCGTTTTGTCTGAAATTCAGCAAATTAAAG GACCGTACATTCAATCTCGGTTTTACCGTTCCCCTGAGATCTTGCTTGGCTTGCCCTTCTGTGAGAAGTTGGACATGTGGTCTCTCGGCTGTGTTATGGCAGAATTACACCTCGGGTGGCCTATCTACCCTGGGACAAATGAGTATGACCAGATCAGGTACATTGTTGAGACGCAAGGGCTCCCGAGCGACCACCTGTTGGAAATAGCGAGCAAAACTCACCACTTCTTCAAAAAAGCTCGCCAAGTTAATTCCACCTACCAGTGGACACTGAAAACGGTAGATGAGTATCAAGCAGAAACCATGGTACAACCACTAGAGACCAGAACGAGAAACATCCATTCGCTCGACCAGCTTGCGACCTTCAACCTGAGCAAAACTATGTTCCCAGATAAGGAATTTAAAGCTGAATTGTTCGATCAGCAGACAATGGTGTCACTCATAAAGAAAATTCTCACCTATGATCCAGGACAGCGGCTTGCCCCTAGTGTAGCCTTAAAACACCCCTTTATTACCATGCAGAAGCTCAAATCGAAATACAAACGCACCAAGTATTACGAGGTATCATCACAGGCCCTCTGTGCAGCGCTGCGCTACGATGAAAGAGAAAACGAAAAGCAGGTCCTTTGCTGTCACCGATTCAAACAGCGTTGCCACTTCAGCACAGAGTCATATCCACAGGTCCACAGGCACGAAGAGCTTCAAGTCACCAATCAGCAAGCGTACACCGATGACATGGACAGCTCAACTGCCAATGATTTTGAGAAACAG GTACTTGCATTTTACTGGTTGTTCAGTCATGAGAACCATACCCGGCAAACGTTTTGCAGCAGAGAGCCGCTGTCTCACTAG